A single region of the Sandaracinaceae bacterium genome encodes:
- a CDS encoding sugar transferase, protein MPRKTPALRVKRLLDVAVSASGLVVLSPLLVGLTAAGTLAHGWPPLFAQTRPGIGGRLFRMRKLRTMTDARDGAGRLLPDDERLTRYGALLRATSLDELPELWHVLRGDMSLVGPRPLLARYLERYSERQTRRHAMPPGITGWAQVNGRNSVDWERRLEMDVWYVENWSLGLDLRILVRTAGQVLRREGISEAGSATMSEFMGSPERSCAS, encoded by the coding sequence ATGCCTCGGAAGACGCCCGCGTTGCGGGTGAAGCGCCTGCTGGACGTGGCGGTCAGCGCGTCGGGCCTCGTCGTGCTCTCGCCGCTGCTCGTGGGCCTGACCGCGGCTGGCACACTCGCCCATGGCTGGCCGCCGCTGTTCGCCCAGACTCGGCCAGGCATCGGAGGGCGTCTCTTCCGCATGCGAAAGCTCCGCACCATGACGGACGCCCGCGATGGGGCGGGGAGGCTGCTGCCGGACGACGAGCGGCTGACTCGCTACGGGGCGCTGCTTCGAGCGACGAGCCTCGACGAGCTCCCAGAGCTCTGGCACGTGCTGCGGGGAGACATGTCCCTCGTGGGGCCGCGGCCGCTCCTGGCCCGTTATCTCGAGCGATACAGTGAGCGCCAAACGAGGCGCCACGCGATGCCTCCGGGTATCACGGGTTGGGCTCAGGTGAACGGACGCAACAGCGTGGACTGGGAGCGTCGCCTCGAGATGGACGTCTGGTACGTCGAGAACTGGTCTCTTGGGCTGGACTTGCGGATCCTCGTCCGCACTGCGGGGCAGGTCTTGCGCCGGGAGGGGATCTCCGAGGCCGGCTCCGCGACGATGAGCGAGTTCATGGGGAGCCCGGAGCGCTCGTGCGCCTCGTGA
- a CDS encoding nucleotide sugar dehydrogenase translates to MSERVVVVGLGYVGLPVALGFARAWPDVVGFDISSRRVEELQRGYDRTNEVTEAQLEESSIRLTASPEGVGEPTFIIVTVPTPIDGNRQPDLTPLRRASETVGTFLRAGAVVVYESTVYPGVTEEFCGPILESVSGLTLGVDFKLGYSPERINPGDKEHTLEKTVKVVAGQDASTLERVAAAYEKVIAAGVHRAPTIKVAEAAKVIENTQRDLNIALMNELALIFDRLGIRTKDVLTAAGTKWNFLPFSPGLVGGHCIGVDPYYLTAKAEAVGYHPQVILAGRRINDGMGAFVAQRVIKMLIGRDRAIKGARVGILGLTFKENVPDLRNSRVPDIIHELRQFGIEPLVHDPRADPHEALDEYGLRLVEFDELLRLDGLILAVPHREYSEMGRDRLFATLTEGGTLADIKSMLDPAEVPERFEYWSL, encoded by the coding sequence GTGAGTGAGCGAGTCGTGGTCGTGGGCCTGGGGTACGTCGGCCTCCCAGTCGCCTTGGGTTTCGCCCGAGCTTGGCCCGACGTCGTCGGCTTCGATATCTCGAGCCGTCGCGTCGAAGAGCTCCAGCGAGGCTACGACCGTACCAACGAGGTCACGGAGGCGCAGCTCGAGGAGTCTTCGATCCGCCTCACGGCCAGCCCCGAAGGCGTCGGGGAGCCGACGTTCATCATCGTGACGGTTCCGACTCCCATCGATGGCAATCGTCAACCCGACCTGACGCCTCTCCGGCGCGCATCGGAGACAGTGGGGACATTCCTTCGGGCCGGCGCAGTCGTGGTGTACGAGTCGACGGTGTACCCAGGCGTCACCGAAGAGTTCTGCGGCCCGATCCTCGAGTCTGTATCGGGGCTGACCCTCGGTGTGGACTTCAAGCTCGGCTACTCACCCGAGCGCATCAACCCCGGGGACAAGGAACACACTCTGGAGAAGACGGTCAAGGTCGTCGCAGGACAGGACGCGAGCACGCTCGAGCGCGTGGCCGCCGCCTACGAGAAGGTCATCGCAGCCGGCGTTCACCGAGCCCCTACGATCAAGGTCGCCGAGGCGGCAAAGGTCATCGAGAACACCCAGCGAGATCTCAACATCGCGCTGATGAACGAGTTGGCCCTCATCTTCGACCGACTGGGTATTCGTACGAAAGATGTGCTGACCGCTGCAGGGACCAAGTGGAACTTCCTGCCGTTCAGCCCCGGACTGGTTGGAGGACATTGCATCGGCGTCGACCCGTACTACCTGACCGCCAAAGCCGAGGCTGTCGGATACCACCCCCAAGTGATCCTCGCTGGACGCAGGATCAACGATGGGATGGGCGCGTTCGTCGCGCAGCGCGTGATCAAGATGCTGATCGGACGAGACCGCGCGATCAAGGGCGCGCGAGTCGGCATCTTGGGACTCACATTCAAGGAGAACGTCCCCGATCTGCGGAACAGCCGAGTGCCCGACATCATCCACGAGCTGAGGCAATTCGGTATCGAGCCCCTCGTTCATGATCCCCGCGCCGATCCGCACGAGGCGCTCGACGAATACGGGCTCCGGCTGGTCGAGTTCGACGAGCTCCTTCGGCTGGATGGCCTGATCCTCGCCGTGCCGCACCGAGAGTATTCGGAGATGGGGCGCGACCGGCTCTTCGCCACTTTGACCGAGGGGGGCACACTCGCGGACATCAAGTCCATGCTCGACCCCGCAGAAGTCCCCGAACGGTTCGAGTACTGGAGTCTATGA
- a CDS encoding NAD-dependent epimerase: MARVLVTGAAGFIGYHLSERLLSRGDEVIGLDNLNDYYSVELKEARVARLSRHRGFELARLDLADREQVPALFAEKRFDKVVNLAAQAGVRYSLENPHAYVDANLVGFVNILEGCRHHEVEHLVYASSSSVYGANTRMPFSTRDNVDHPVSLYAASKKANELMAHTYSHLYGLPTTGLRFFTVYGPWGRPDMALFLFTKAILEGRAIDVFNNGNMRRDFTYIDDIVEGVVRVLDRTPAPDPEWNGDQPNPSRSPAPFRVYNIGNNEPVELMDMIAALETHLGKEAEKNMLPMQPGDVPATFADVEDLVADVDFKPSTPIMTGIGRFVDWYREFYGA, encoded by the coding sequence ATGGCGCGCGTTCTCGTCACCGGCGCTGCCGGGTTCATCGGTTATCACCTCTCCGAACGTCTCCTGAGCCGCGGGGACGAGGTCATCGGGCTGGACAATCTCAACGACTACTACTCGGTGGAGCTCAAGGAAGCTCGAGTGGCGCGGCTCAGCCGCCATCGCGGCTTCGAGCTCGCGAGGCTGGACCTGGCGGACCGCGAGCAGGTCCCTGCGCTCTTCGCCGAGAAGCGCTTCGACAAGGTCGTCAACCTCGCTGCCCAGGCGGGAGTTCGCTATTCGCTCGAGAACCCACACGCCTACGTCGACGCCAACCTCGTCGGATTCGTCAACATCCTCGAGGGATGCCGGCACCACGAGGTCGAGCATCTGGTCTACGCCTCCTCGAGCTCCGTGTACGGCGCGAACACCCGGATGCCCTTCTCGACGCGAGACAACGTGGATCATCCCGTGAGTCTCTACGCAGCCTCCAAGAAGGCGAACGAGCTCATGGCCCATACCTACAGCCACCTCTATGGGCTGCCGACCACGGGGTTACGTTTCTTCACCGTTTACGGTCCCTGGGGGCGCCCCGACATGGCTCTGTTCCTCTTCACCAAGGCCATCCTCGAGGGGCGGGCGATCGATGTCTTCAACAACGGGAACATGCGGCGAGACTTCACCTACATCGACGACATCGTCGAGGGAGTCGTGCGAGTTCTGGATCGCACGCCCGCCCCTGACCCGGAGTGGAACGGCGACCAGCCGAACCCAAGCCGGAGCCCGGCCCCGTTTCGAGTCTACAACATCGGAAACAACGAACCCGTCGAGCTCATGGACATGATCGCGGCGCTCGAAACTCATCTCGGCAAAGAGGCCGAGAAGAACATGCTCCCGATGCAGCCCGGCGACGTCCCCGCGACCTTTGCCGACGTCGAGGATCTCGTCGCGGACGTCGACTTCAAGCCGAGCACGCCCATCATGACGGGGATCGGAAGGTTCGTGGACTGGTACCGAGAGTTCTACGGGGCCTGA
- a CDS encoding DegT/DnrJ/EryC1/StrS family aminotransferase: MSRIYLSAPHMGGEELGFVEDAFETNWLSSVGPNLDGFETELGDLVGAYCAALSSGTAAIHLGLRLLGVGSGDEVICPTLTFVATANPILYQGGIPVFLDSESTSWNLDPNLLEDVLAEKASRGTLPKAVIVVHLFGQSADLDALRDVCARYEVPILEDAAEALGTTYRGTQVGAFGEIGVFSFNGNKIITTTGGGALVSRDPELVARARFWATQARDPSTAYEHSQLGYNYRMSNVLAGIGRGQLRVLPERVDRRREIAFHYASAFEDLEGIELMPQADWGLHTNWLSVFVVDEAAGCSRDALIAALAAEDIEARPVWKPMHTQALFQGCESHGGAVAERAFERGICLPSSSNLTNDQQARVIDVVRRRAGARGMP, translated from the coding sequence ATGTCTCGCATCTATCTGTCGGCGCCGCACATGGGCGGTGAAGAGCTGGGATTTGTCGAGGACGCTTTCGAGACCAATTGGCTCTCGTCGGTCGGCCCCAATCTCGACGGATTCGAGACTGAGCTGGGCGACCTCGTCGGCGCCTACTGTGCCGCGCTCTCCAGCGGCACCGCCGCCATCCACCTCGGCTTGCGACTCCTGGGAGTGGGGAGCGGTGATGAGGTCATCTGTCCAACGCTGACGTTCGTCGCCACGGCGAACCCCATCCTGTACCAAGGTGGTATCCCCGTCTTTCTGGACAGCGAGTCGACGAGCTGGAATCTGGACCCGAATCTGCTCGAGGACGTGCTCGCTGAGAAGGCGTCCCGGGGCACGCTTCCCAAGGCGGTCATCGTCGTCCACCTCTTCGGTCAGAGCGCCGACCTCGACGCCCTGCGCGATGTCTGCGCACGCTATGAAGTTCCGATCCTCGAGGACGCCGCCGAGGCCCTCGGCACGACCTACCGTGGCACGCAAGTTGGCGCGTTTGGCGAGATTGGCGTCTTCAGCTTCAACGGGAACAAGATCATCACCACCACCGGCGGTGGCGCGCTCGTCAGCCGAGACCCCGAGCTGGTCGCGCGAGCGCGGTTCTGGGCCACCCAGGCGCGAGATCCATCGACGGCGTATGAACATTCTCAGCTGGGTTACAACTACCGAATGAGCAATGTGCTGGCTGGGATTGGACGCGGACAGCTCCGTGTCTTGCCCGAGCGGGTGGATCGTCGACGCGAGATCGCCTTCCACTACGCCAGCGCGTTCGAGGATCTCGAGGGTATCGAGCTCATGCCTCAGGCCGATTGGGGATTGCACACGAACTGGCTGAGTGTCTTCGTCGTCGATGAGGCGGCGGGGTGCAGCCGCGACGCGCTCATCGCGGCGCTCGCGGCCGAGGACATCGAAGCGCGGCCCGTGTGGAAGCCGATGCACACCCAAGCGCTCTTCCAGGGCTGCGAGAGCCACGGAGGCGCCGTCGCTGAGCGCGCGTTCGAACGCGGCATCTGTCTCCCCAGTTCGTCGAACCTCACGAACGACCAGCAAGCGCGTGTCATCGATGTCGTGCGTCGGCGAGCTGGAGCCCGAGGCATGCCGTGA
- a CDS encoding nucleoside-diphosphate sugar epimerase/dehydratase, protein MLRLSQLTIDLAVLALAFALAFLIRFDWRPPTDMVGRLALTVPYVVIGEYLVLWAFGVPRFSWRYIGLREVWRLLAAVVVATVLLVWSRVGFGAFQADVPYLRHGVIPLGVIAANFILMFLGISGVRVLRRILGEHVESQRRGRGIEPASRVRTMLVGAGQGGVMMAKEIANRPDLALEPVGFIDDDPAKAGLVVHGISVLGPTEALPELCERQGAQQVLITMASAPGDTVRRISRLAEEAGVPVKIIPGLFEIADGRVELSRIRPVAIDDLLRREPVELDIEAIAADLKDRVVLVTGAGGSIGSEICRQVASFGPARLLLVERAENSLFHIHRELRSRPGVLEIVPLIADVTDRQRMRAIFETHAPSAVFHAAAHKHVPMMEWNAGEALKNNVFGTKVVADLAHELGADGFVMISTDKAVNPTSVMGATKRVAEMYVQALASRSDTRFVTVRFGNVLGSAGSVIPIFQEQIQRGGPVTVTHPEMQRYFMTIPEACQLVLQAGSMGRGGEIFILDMGAPVKIVDLARDLIRLSGFVPEDDIEIVFSGVRPGEKLFEELSVDAENAERTRHAKIFVGRRAAAEWAAVSAHLEDLGGYLSADRDAVIEALRSCVPEMMEPASDETPSATSEPVQTSPPTPLTPLFSGAAD, encoded by the coding sequence GTGCTCAGACTGAGCCAGCTCACCATCGACCTCGCGGTGTTGGCGTTGGCGTTCGCGCTCGCGTTTCTGATCAGATTCGACTGGAGACCTCCGACCGACATGGTCGGACGGCTCGCGCTCACCGTCCCGTACGTGGTCATCGGCGAGTACCTCGTGCTCTGGGCGTTCGGTGTCCCGCGGTTCTCATGGAGATACATCGGACTTCGCGAGGTGTGGCGCCTCCTCGCTGCGGTCGTCGTGGCAACCGTGCTGCTCGTTTGGTCGCGCGTGGGCTTTGGGGCCTTCCAGGCAGATGTCCCCTACCTTCGACACGGTGTGATTCCGCTCGGGGTCATCGCCGCCAACTTCATACTGATGTTCCTCGGGATCTCCGGCGTGCGGGTCCTCCGCCGGATCCTGGGTGAGCATGTCGAGAGCCAGCGGCGCGGGAGAGGGATCGAGCCTGCGTCTCGTGTGCGTACGATGCTGGTGGGAGCTGGCCAAGGCGGGGTCATGATGGCCAAGGAGATCGCAAATCGGCCGGACCTCGCGCTCGAGCCAGTCGGGTTCATCGACGATGATCCGGCCAAAGCGGGGCTCGTCGTGCACGGTATCTCCGTACTCGGCCCAACCGAGGCGCTCCCCGAGCTCTGCGAACGCCAGGGCGCGCAACAGGTCCTGATCACGATGGCGAGCGCCCCCGGGGACACAGTGAGGCGGATCTCACGCCTCGCTGAAGAGGCGGGCGTGCCGGTGAAGATCATCCCTGGCCTGTTCGAGATCGCGGACGGACGCGTGGAGCTCAGTCGCATTCGGCCGGTCGCGATCGATGATCTGTTGCGCCGCGAACCCGTGGAGCTGGACATCGAGGCCATCGCGGCCGACCTGAAGGACCGCGTTGTGCTGGTCACAGGCGCCGGGGGCTCGATCGGCTCGGAGATCTGTCGGCAGGTCGCGTCGTTCGGCCCCGCACGACTTTTGCTCGTCGAGCGCGCCGAGAACAGCCTGTTCCACATCCACCGCGAGCTCCGCAGCAGGCCGGGCGTTCTCGAGATCGTCCCGCTCATCGCCGATGTCACCGACCGGCAGCGCATGCGAGCGATATTCGAGACCCACGCCCCGTCCGCTGTGTTCCACGCGGCAGCGCACAAGCACGTGCCCATGATGGAGTGGAACGCCGGCGAGGCCCTCAAGAACAACGTGTTCGGCACGAAGGTCGTCGCGGACCTCGCGCACGAGCTCGGTGCAGATGGCTTCGTGATGATCTCCACTGACAAGGCCGTGAACCCGACGAGCGTGATGGGGGCCACGAAGCGCGTCGCGGAGATGTACGTCCAGGCGCTAGCGAGTCGCAGCGACACCCGCTTCGTCACGGTGCGATTTGGCAACGTGCTCGGTTCCGCGGGCAGCGTGATCCCCATCTTCCAGGAACAGATCCAGCGCGGCGGCCCGGTCACGGTGACTCACCCCGAGATGCAGCGCTACTTCATGACCATTCCGGAGGCATGTCAACTAGTATTACAGGCAGGCAGCATGGGGCGGGGCGGGGAGATCTTCATCCTCGACATGGGCGCGCCCGTCAAGATCGTCGACCTCGCCCGCGACCTCATCCGCCTCAGCGGCTTCGTGCCGGAAGACGACATCGAGATCGTGTTCTCGGGGGTCCGGCCCGGAGAGAAGCTCTTCGAAGAGCTCAGCGTGGACGCTGAGAACGCGGAGCGGACACGACACGCGAAGATCTTCGTCGGCCGGCGGGCCGCCGCCGAATGGGCGGCGGTCTCGGCCCACCTCGAGGATCTCGGAGGGTATCTGTCCGCGGACCGCGACGCCGTCATCGAGGCATTGAGAAGTTGTGTGCCGGAGATGATGGAGCCGGCCTCCGACGAGACGCCTTCGGCTACCTCGGAGCCCGTTCAGACCTCGCCTCCGACGCCTCTCACCCCCCTCTTCTCCGGTGCCGCGGACTGA
- a CDS encoding O-antigen ligase family protein, which produces MSLLALGFTGLQALPLPVAITAALQPLAVERATAMATLLGEPAPGWVALSLAPRETLAALTKGVAISCALMGSWILVARGQRKRLFIIVGASAAAMAVVALGHFVLGVRDVYGIVETASPLPGPLINPNHLSGFLALGVPVLIGLGLELESPGARLTAFGLAVVTGVAALMSFSRGGLVSLAIGILLLALLGIARRRSGTGARGFSGFAAVAATLALTAGFGLYLAAEGIFRDFEAGDSSKLELAARGLGVALDHPWVGVGRGAFSAAFVSHHGTALRFTHPENFLAQWVSEWGFPLGLSLLGTLTISLVRGVREARDWTRLAGVAASIALGAHELVDFATEGLGVAVVATVCVVASAAPRHRRQETDRGSWRVPFATALLAFCFLATFGWRIDGSSVPQLRAELEDALRSGHHERFAATLSSAARLHPSEPIFTLLSGAEAVRRGSPEALPWLNRTMVLAPGWDAPHVEAAMLFSRMGRHPQAFAEMRAAETLRAGSAWRVACDSLLADPSRVDAFLAASRADPTGLILLENTARCLPLDSGAGQRIDETLVEHDVLGSFIRRAQRLMNDGEPAAAYRSLAPVSDSREAGVHEMRARALIAQRLHREAAEVANVLAGSDEQSDELLRLRATALAGLEDADAMRRTLEQLRISCAGQTVPLARVWMLQGRLEAGLGNDGRAFQAYERAARLDPSSDGLLAAAQLAERLGRWTFAHQTYARLCLERSHPTACEARDRVSRQLREHVPSLEQLTGAP; this is translated from the coding sequence GTGTCGCTGCTCGCCCTCGGGTTCACGGGACTGCAAGCGCTCCCACTCCCAGTGGCGATCACCGCGGCACTTCAACCCCTGGCGGTGGAACGCGCGACCGCGATGGCCACTCTCCTCGGAGAGCCTGCGCCCGGCTGGGTGGCGCTATCGCTCGCTCCGCGGGAGACGCTGGCGGCGCTCACCAAAGGCGTGGCCATCTCCTGCGCGCTGATGGGGAGCTGGATCCTGGTCGCGCGCGGCCAGCGCAAGAGGCTCTTCATCATTGTCGGCGCGAGCGCGGCTGCGATGGCGGTGGTCGCGCTGGGACACTTCGTACTGGGTGTTCGAGACGTGTACGGAATCGTGGAGACGGCGAGCCCGCTGCCAGGCCCCCTCATCAACCCGAACCACCTCAGCGGCTTTCTCGCGCTCGGCGTCCCGGTCCTCATTGGCCTCGGGTTGGAGCTCGAGTCACCAGGGGCACGTCTCACAGCGTTCGGTCTCGCCGTCGTCACCGGGGTCGCCGCCTTGATGAGCTTCTCACGCGGCGGGCTCGTGTCCCTCGCCATCGGGATCCTGCTGCTCGCCCTGCTCGGGATCGCCCGACGCCGCTCGGGAACCGGCGCCCGCGGATTCTCGGGGTTCGCGGCGGTCGCAGCCACCCTGGCCCTGACCGCGGGCTTCGGCCTCTATCTCGCGGCCGAGGGGATCTTCAGGGACTTCGAGGCAGGTGACTCGAGCAAGCTCGAGCTGGCCGCACGGGGACTCGGAGTGGCGCTCGACCATCCGTGGGTCGGCGTTGGTCGTGGGGCGTTCTCTGCCGCGTTCGTCTCCCACCACGGCACCGCGCTCCGCTTCACCCACCCGGAGAATTTCCTGGCCCAGTGGGTCAGCGAGTGGGGATTCCCACTCGGGCTGTCCTTGTTGGGCACGCTCACCATCAGCTTGGTTCGAGGCGTCCGCGAAGCACGGGATTGGACGCGCCTCGCGGGAGTGGCAGCCTCGATCGCACTCGGGGCCCACGAGCTCGTCGACTTCGCGACGGAGGGTCTGGGCGTCGCCGTCGTCGCCACCGTCTGCGTCGTGGCCTCGGCCGCGCCGCGGCATAGGCGTCAGGAGACCGACAGGGGCAGCTGGCGTGTCCCGTTTGCGACCGCACTGCTGGCGTTCTGTTTCCTCGCCACGTTCGGCTGGAGGATCGATGGTTCGAGCGTCCCCCAGCTGCGAGCCGAGCTCGAAGATGCATTGCGCAGCGGCCACCACGAGCGATTCGCCGCGACCCTGAGCTCGGCAGCCAGACTTCACCCGTCCGAGCCGATCTTCACGTTGCTCAGCGGCGCCGAGGCCGTGCGCCGGGGAAGCCCGGAGGCACTACCATGGCTGAACAGGACAATGGTGCTCGCTCCAGGGTGGGACGCCCCCCACGTCGAAGCTGCGATGCTGTTCTCGCGTATGGGCAGGCACCCGCAGGCTTTCGCCGAGATGCGCGCCGCGGAGACGCTCAGAGCCGGCAGCGCGTGGCGAGTCGCGTGCGACTCCTTGCTTGCCGATCCGTCTCGCGTGGACGCCTTTCTCGCGGCGTCGCGAGCGGATCCCACCGGCCTGATCCTGCTGGAGAACACCGCCCGCTGTCTGCCGCTGGACTCAGGCGCGGGCCAACGGATCGACGAGACCCTCGTCGAACACGACGTGCTTGGAAGCTTCATCCGAAGGGCCCAACGCTTGATGAACGACGGCGAGCCCGCCGCCGCCTACCGCTCGCTCGCACCAGTCAGCGACTCCCGGGAAGCCGGGGTGCACGAAATGCGGGCGAGAGCTCTCATTGCACAACGACTTCATCGTGAGGCGGCCGAGGTCGCCAACGTCCTCGCTGGCAGCGACGAACAGAGCGATGAGCTGCTCAGACTGCGCGCCACCGCCCTGGCCGGTCTCGAAGACGCCGATGCGATGCGCCGGACGCTGGAGCAGCTCCGGATCTCGTGCGCAGGGCAGACGGTGCCGCTGGCGCGCGTCTGGATGCTACAGGGGCGCCTGGAGGCGGGCCTCGGCAACGACGGCCGCGCATTTCAGGCGTACGAGCGCGCCGCCCGTCTCGACCCTTCCTCTGATGGACTCCTCGCGGCCGCCCAGCTCGCCGAGCGGCTCGGGAGGTGGACGTTTGCCCATCAGACGTATGCGCGACTCTGTCTCGAACGATCTCACCCCACCGCATGCGAGGCTCGAGATCGGGTCAGCCGCCAGCTCCGTGAACACGTCCCTTCACTCGAGCAACTCACAGGCGCTCCTTGA